The following proteins are encoded in a genomic region of Fundidesulfovibrio putealis DSM 16056:
- the hisS gene encoding histidine--tRNA ligase, which produces MEKIQKIKGFADILPRDAQVYDRLEQTAKRVFAQYGYKEVRLPILERTELFSRSIGEETDVVQKEMYTFPDRKGRSLTMRPEATAGVVRAYVENGLHAQEELSKLYCAGPMFRYERPQKGRMRQFHQIDVEAFGSPSPYLDAEMLFMLAQFLTELGLQDLTFELNSLGCSAPDCRPAYNDALNEYFRGFDGGQLCEDCLRRKLTNPLRVLDCKVPACKELTRSAPKISDYQCQSCRDHFSTVTALLDAGGLNYTLNPRLVRGLDYYVRTTFEVTSGKIGAQSAVAGGGRYDGLVKTLGGPDLPGVGFACGMERLAMLMGECAPEAPDFYLAVLGEAGLHAGLLLTQKLRAAGMTGECALAAKSAKSQMRQAGKSGARFCLILGDSELEAGTIVVKDMTAGTQDTISQDSLLDHLRK; this is translated from the coding sequence ATGGAAAAAATCCAGAAAATCAAAGGTTTCGCGGACATACTGCCTCGCGACGCCCAGGTTTACGACCGCCTGGAGCAGACCGCCAAGCGTGTTTTCGCCCAATACGGCTACAAGGAAGTGCGCCTGCCCATCCTTGAGCGCACCGAATTGTTCTCGCGCTCCATCGGCGAGGAGACGGACGTGGTCCAGAAGGAGATGTACACCTTCCCGGACCGCAAGGGCCGCTCCCTGACCATGCGCCCCGAGGCCACGGCGGGCGTGGTGCGCGCCTACGTTGAGAACGGCCTGCACGCCCAGGAGGAGCTCTCCAAGCTCTACTGCGCCGGGCCGATGTTCCGCTACGAGCGTCCGCAGAAAGGCCGCATGCGCCAGTTCCACCAGATCGACGTGGAGGCTTTCGGGTCGCCCTCGCCGTACCTGGACGCCGAGATGCTCTTCATGCTGGCCCAGTTCCTGACCGAACTTGGCCTTCAGGACCTGACCTTCGAGCTGAACTCGCTGGGGTGTTCCGCCCCGGATTGCCGCCCCGCCTACAACGACGCCCTGAACGAATACTTCCGGGGCTTCGACGGCGGCCAGCTCTGCGAGGACTGCCTGCGCCGCAAGCTGACCAACCCGCTGCGCGTGCTGGACTGCAAGGTCCCGGCCTGCAAGGAGCTGACCCGCTCCGCGCCGAAGATTTCGGACTACCAGTGCCAGTCCTGCCGCGACCACTTCTCAACCGTCACCGCGCTTCTTGATGCGGGCGGGCTGAACTACACCCTGAACCCTCGACTTGTGCGCGGCCTTGATTACTATGTACGCACGACCTTCGAGGTGACCTCGGGCAAGATCGGCGCGCAGTCGGCCGTGGCTGGCGGAGGCCGCTACGACGGCCTGGTGAAGACGCTTGGCGGGCCGGACCTGCCGGGCGTGGGCTTCGCCTGCGGCATGGAGCGCCTAGCCATGCTCATGGGAGAGTGCGCCCCTGAAGCGCCTGATTTCTATCTGGCGGTGCTTGGCGAGGCCGGGCTGCACGCAGGGCTTCTGCTCACCCAGAAGCTTCGCGCCGCCGGCATGACCGGCGAATGCGCCCTGGCTGCCAAATCCGCCAAGTCCCAGATGCGCCAGGCCGGAAAATCCGGCGCACGCTTCTGCCTGATCCTGGGCGACTCGGAGCTCGAGGCCGGGACCATCGTGGTCAAGGACATGACCGCCGGAACCCAGGACACCATAAGCCAGGACTCCCTCCTGGATCATCTTCGCAAGTAA
- a CDS encoding class I SAM-dependent methyltransferase: MLWDRHDLERYERWLATPHGAYALAQECRLLEWVTAGWPRRSRTLLEVGCGPGMFLEFFHRAGFDVTGFDKSPVMLEAARERLGNRADFNLGDATHLPYDTDSYDYVAILTLLEFVEDPMRVLIEAARVARRGVIVGYVNRFSLYRLSAKRHKLLSQARWFTPWGMRRLIRRAVGPAPVHEGCVLPGPTWTWREGFPLWGLGRMVLPVPIGAYCALSVDLTREPPLTPLAAFAGAQPSKSF; the protein is encoded by the coding sequence ATGCTCTGGGACCGCCACGACCTCGAGCGCTACGAGCGCTGGCTCGCCACCCCGCACGGGGCCTACGCCCTGGCGCAGGAGTGCCGCCTGCTGGAGTGGGTGACCGCCGGTTGGCCCCGGCGCTCGCGCACGCTCCTTGAGGTGGGTTGCGGTCCTGGCATGTTCCTGGAGTTCTTCCACCGGGCAGGCTTCGACGTGACCGGCTTCGACAAGTCCCCTGTGATGCTCGAAGCCGCGCGAGAACGCCTGGGCAACCGGGCCGACTTCAATCTGGGCGACGCAACCCACCTGCCCTACGACACGGACAGCTACGACTATGTTGCCATCCTGACCCTGCTCGAGTTCGTGGAGGACCCGATGCGGGTGCTGATCGAAGCCGCGCGCGTGGCCCGGCGCGGGGTGATCGTGGGGTACGTGAACCGCTTTTCGCTCTACCGGTTGTCGGCCAAACGCCACAAACTCCTGAGCCAGGCCAGGTGGTTCACCCCCTGGGGCATGCGCAGGCTGATTCGCAGGGCAGTGGGACCGGCCCCGGTGCACGAAGGCTGCGTGCTGCCCGGCCCAACCTGGACCTGGCGCGAGGGTTTTCCCTTGTGGGGGCTTGGCCGGATGGTGCTGCCCGTACCCATCGGGGCCTACTGCGCCTTGTCCGTGGACCTCACCCGAGAGCCTCCGCTTACGCCCCTGGCCGCTTTCGCAGGCGCCCAGCCTTCAAAGAGTTTTTGA
- a CDS encoding SGNH/GDSL hydrolase family protein — protein MEFFARVNKSILNIQPVPHFFSNKLGNLKPYLSASAFWHPRIPYLYATDGNGFRSNSSTSIETPDKLILCLGDSYTFGVSVPDTATFPAALEKQLNAKSESPAPSYRIINSGTPDTGIEDIYLYYIDKARNIKPNLVILQFDIHNIRLLSKPYRYKFTRQDYTYNIFKDFSLARDISRLFIKQLEQFPAYSLLSKELFGDQTQPDDSRNMDIATQFLEKREYTISRTVDDLLSEDKRILDEQNLETLWPLWNRYLDVLLKLKQSVESDGIDFLLVIIPHHEQMNSFDNAPSAALIPFCIQNNIKYLDLTDKFRSLTRDNGVELFCKPFDYHCNVLGNSIIAEGISKRIDSIGEAPRKTAAFTRNMPSYNHAVPDKVMVTFDEAGYPHLSSTDFMEIVHFKRDNIIIRKEGDGSIQYVTCDLKNAPTASATLELRIKKPVDQVGAVFFPHLQDGDNRSNAFSASLSANNEETSFSTANSNAPERWKDLENMYHVTLKPASAQINTITVKLGFVRDGGFIFENKGDQSFRRFELLLYPPDKG, from the coding sequence ATGGAATTTTTCGCCAGGGTCAACAAATCCATCTTGAATATTCAACCTGTTCCGCATTTTTTCAGCAACAAGCTTGGCAATCTGAAACCATACCTCAGCGCATCTGCGTTCTGGCATCCGCGCATCCCCTACCTGTATGCAACGGATGGAAACGGCTTTCGCTCAAATAGCAGCACAAGCATTGAAACACCAGACAAGCTTATCTTGTGCCTTGGCGACTCGTATACATTTGGAGTCAGTGTTCCTGACACGGCGACCTTTCCTGCTGCGCTTGAAAAGCAGCTGAACGCGAAATCAGAATCACCAGCGCCATCGTATCGGATCATCAACTCGGGGACTCCTGACACTGGCATCGAAGACATTTATCTCTATTACATCGACAAAGCGCGAAATATCAAACCGAACCTGGTCATCTTGCAATTTGACATTCACAACATACGCCTGCTCTCCAAGCCGTATCGCTACAAATTCACCAGGCAAGACTACACGTACAACATTTTCAAGGATTTTTCCCTGGCGCGCGACATATCCCGTCTTTTCATCAAGCAACTTGAACAATTTCCGGCTTATTCATTGCTTTCGAAAGAGCTTTTCGGGGATCAGACACAGCCTGACGATTCCCGCAACATGGATATTGCCACGCAATTTCTTGAAAAGCGTGAGTACACCATATCCAGGACTGTCGACGACCTCCTCTCCGAGGATAAACGGATTCTCGACGAACAGAACCTGGAAACACTCTGGCCTCTCTGGAATCGATACCTTGATGTCCTTCTGAAGCTCAAACAATCCGTTGAGTCTGACGGAATCGACTTCCTCCTGGTCATCATTCCGCACCACGAACAGATGAACTCCTTTGACAACGCCCCCTCAGCAGCACTCATCCCATTTTGCATCCAAAACAACATCAAGTATCTTGATCTTACGGACAAATTCAGATCTCTCACCCGGGACAATGGCGTCGAGCTGTTTTGCAAACCGTTTGACTACCACTGCAATGTCCTCGGCAATTCCATCATAGCAGAGGGGATCTCCAAACGAATCGACTCCATAGGCGAAGCTCCACGCAAAACCGCTGCGTTCACGAGGAACATGCCGTCCTACAATCATGCCGTTCCGGACAAGGTTATGGTTACTTTCGATGAGGCAGGATATCCACACCTCTCTTCAACAGACTTTATGGAGATTGTTCATTTCAAACGCGACAACATTATCATAAGAAAAGAAGGGGATGGCTCGATCCAGTATGTGACCTGCGACCTCAAGAACGCTCCGACCGCATCCGCAACGCTTGAGCTGCGCATAAAAAAACCAGTCGATCAGGTTGGAGCAGTATTTTTCCCGCATCTCCAGGATGGTGACAACCGCTCCAATGCATTTTCCGCGTCGCTTTCCGCCAACAATGAGGAAACCAGTTTCTCGACCGCCAACTCAAACGCTCCGGAACGCTGGAAAGACCTTGAAAACATGTACCATGTAACACTCAAACCTGCGTCGGCTCAGATCAATACAATCACTGTGAAACTTGGTTTTGTCCGCGATGGCGGGTTCATCTTCGAGAACAAAGGCGACCAATCCTTCCGGCGCTTCGAACTGCTTCTCTACCCTCCGGACAAGGGCTGA
- a CDS encoding phosphatase PAP2 family protein — translation MRPFAASMAVVVALALPTFCLGQSLGPDAYFSSNAAALQALMLLPQPPAPGTAAQGANMLILNTVMNTATPQMVAQAQADAIPSVFDFSAVLGEDFTAQNLPATTSFFQKVTINTQNANDTLKNIYNSHGPVTPASYPSSHALLGLVDGVLLGDMIPEKQGQLLTYGVQYGLNRLILGQHWPTDVCAAQMETGIFLADLFASPQFQSDFNEAKAELRAQQGLK, via the coding sequence ATGCGACCATTCGCCGCGTCCATGGCCGTTGTTGTGGCCCTGGCCCTGCCAACATTTTGCCTGGGCCAATCCCTGGGTCCCGACGCGTATTTCTCCAGCAACGCGGCTGCGTTGCAAGCACTTATGCTCCTGCCGCAGCCGCCTGCCCCAGGGACCGCCGCGCAAGGCGCAAACATGCTCATCCTGAACACCGTCATGAATACCGCCACCCCACAGATGGTGGCCCAGGCCCAGGCGGACGCCATCCCTTCGGTCTTCGACTTCTCCGCTGTGCTCGGCGAGGACTTCACCGCCCAGAACCTCCCGGCCACGACCAGCTTCTTCCAGAAAGTCACCATCAACACCCAGAACGCCAACGATACCCTGAAAAATATCTACAACAGCCATGGGCCCGTCACCCCTGCGTCCTACCCCAGCAGCCACGCCCTGCTGGGACTCGTCGACGGCGTGCTGCTCGGCGACATGATCCCGGAAAAACAGGGGCAGCTCCTGACCTACGGCGTCCAGTACGGCCTGAACCGCCTGATCCTGGGGCAGCATTGGCCCACCGACGTCTGCGCCGCCCAGATGGAGACCGGCATATTCCTGGCCGACCTGTTCGCAAGCCCGCAATTCCAGAGCGATTTCAACGAAGCCAAGGCCGAACTGCGCGCCCAGCAGGGGCTCAAGTAG
- a CDS encoding glycosyltransferase family 39 protein, protein MTPASDASPVKLAQNQAARTFSLREWSERNASLICLWIIIACGFWLRFLHLGTPSLWWNEHLVPLTARFPLAYIFDWTRLCEIHPPYLYMFTKFVLLMDDSDFTLRLFPALTGVAAIVVAYKGYRGILGENGALVLAAFIAVNPLHLFLSRQLRPYAPFMLLYLLKLPVYFALFERSTSRRQAGLFALNLLMFSLNYLSFLLVFCETIILALGLLLRSRPWLRTSFLYGLLGVASSLPVLWPFLSRSAIIKAEINPFTSTAADTVRISLDNIGKALYFFENPLLVGAIGCMAALGFVLLWRRNRVVAAVTMALIVTPLVVLILGKYGYDFRPWNAVFLIPLLLMPVACCAAGLLRSAAAARIFAAALAVSGMVHITSQHWEAYYTEYSGIEGGYLKPMGRRQASFLVAGEPLACLDSGQSSALGWYFSQWFQPSPLANQHVGQDRKETRFVLAGYRDDAPAGRAEVLDQFTIRGVTAARLRVPFERPSIVTLPSSVALNADPYSVYSKASEITDASPCYGMGYQFMPSRHNAPTMMLFEVDNANASRTQQLKLDLNFHNHGEGNSFRLQGRFDAEEWQDLFTQEGPTKSGQAVLTFRRFSPYKRLALRVVMLAVPVSPSYPGDNLESVAFKGLRIDAAPLHGDLFKPVGLDPTISMSGLNSVESEQHNHWRWAVGKSSTVSFDAPPGRDHMTLRFAVNNPIPGQKIDVLVNGVRTATLQDLPAHPWMRAFAEQELRIPVTPGQNVLEFAYSMQNGHGFVFNDKDSTPYAVAFTRLELDF, encoded by the coding sequence ATGACACCAGCATCCGACGCCAGCCCGGTCAAACTCGCGCAGAACCAAGCCGCCAGGACCTTCTCCCTCCGGGAATGGTCGGAGCGCAACGCATCGCTGATCTGTCTGTGGATCATCATCGCCTGCGGATTCTGGCTGCGCTTCCTGCATCTGGGCACTCCTTCCCTGTGGTGGAACGAGCATCTGGTACCCCTCACGGCCCGATTTCCGCTGGCCTACATCTTCGACTGGACTCGGCTGTGCGAGATTCACCCACCCTACCTGTACATGTTCACCAAGTTCGTCCTGCTCATGGACGACTCCGACTTCACCTTGCGCCTCTTTCCGGCACTGACCGGCGTCGCGGCCATCGTGGTCGCCTACAAAGGCTACAGGGGCATCCTCGGGGAGAACGGAGCCCTTGTCCTTGCCGCGTTCATTGCCGTGAACCCCTTGCATCTCTTCTTGTCGCGCCAGCTCCGGCCCTACGCGCCCTTCATGCTGCTGTATCTGCTGAAGCTTCCGGTCTATTTTGCCCTGTTCGAGCGCAGCACTTCCAGGCGCCAAGCGGGCCTGTTCGCGCTGAACCTCCTGATGTTCTCGCTCAATTACCTGTCCTTCCTGCTGGTCTTCTGCGAAACCATCATCCTGGCCTTGGGGCTCCTGCTCCGGTCCAGGCCGTGGCTTCGCACGTCGTTTCTCTACGGTCTTCTTGGCGTGGCATCGTCCCTGCCGGTGCTTTGGCCGTTCCTGTCCAGGTCGGCAATCATCAAGGCTGAGATCAACCCCTTCACGTCCACGGCAGCGGACACTGTCCGCATCAGCCTGGATAACATCGGCAAGGCGCTCTATTTCTTCGAAAATCCCCTCCTGGTTGGGGCGATTGGATGCATGGCCGCGCTGGGATTCGTGTTGCTGTGGCGCAGGAACCGGGTTGTGGCCGCAGTCACAATGGCGCTTATCGTCACCCCGCTGGTGGTGCTGATTCTGGGCAAATACGGCTATGATTTCCGCCCCTGGAACGCCGTGTTCCTCATTCCGCTGCTGCTCATGCCAGTGGCCTGCTGCGCTGCCGGGCTTTTGCGCAGCGCTGCCGCAGCCCGCATCTTCGCTGCCGCGCTGGCGGTTTCCGGTATGGTTCACATCACCTCCCAGCACTGGGAAGCCTACTACACGGAGTATTCAGGCATCGAGGGGGGCTATCTGAAGCCCATGGGGCGCAGGCAGGCATCTTTCCTGGTGGCGGGAGAGCCCCTGGCCTGTCTCGACTCGGGCCAGTCCAGCGCGCTGGGATGGTACTTCTCCCAATGGTTCCAGCCGAGCCCACTGGCCAATCAGCATGTAGGCCAGGACCGCAAGGAGACCCGCTTCGTCCTGGCGGGCTACCGGGACGACGCTCCTGCCGGACGTGCGGAAGTGTTGGACCAGTTCACCATTCGCGGCGTCACTGCGGCGCGTCTTCGGGTCCCCTTCGAGCGGCCCTCCATCGTTACGCTGCCCTCCTCCGTCGCCCTGAATGCCGATCCGTATTCCGTCTATTCCAAAGCCAGCGAAATCACGGACGCCTCCCCCTGCTACGGCATGGGCTATCAGTTCATGCCCTCACGCCACAACGCTCCCACCATGATGCTCTTCGAGGTGGACAACGCCAACGCCTCGCGCACCCAGCAGCTCAAGCTGGACCTCAATTTCCACAACCACGGCGAGGGCAACTCCTTTCGCCTCCAGGGGCGCTTCGACGCAGAGGAATGGCAGGACTTGTTCACTCAGGAAGGCCCCACCAAAAGCGGGCAGGCCGTGCTGACGTTCAGGAGGTTCTCCCCCTACAAGCGCCTGGCGCTGCGGGTCGTCATGCTGGCCGTACCCGTGAGCCCGTCATATCCCGGCGACAACCTGGAGAGCGTCGCCTTCAAGGGGCTTCGCATTGACGCTGCGCCGCTGCATGGCGATCTTTTCAAGCCCGTCGGCCTTGACCCCACCATTTCCATGTCAGGATTGAACAGCGTAGAGTCCGAACAACACAACCACTGGCGCTGGGCTGTGGGAAAGAGCTCCACCGTCTCTTTCGACGCTCCCCCCGGCAGGGACCACATGACGTTGCGCTTCGCCGTGAACAACCCCATTCCCGGCCAGAAGATCGATGTTCTGGTGAATGGAGTCCGGACCGCCACGCTCCAGGACCTGCCCGCGCACCCCTGGATGCGCGCATTCGCGGAACAGGAATTACGCATCCCGGTAACACCGGGGCAGAACGTTCTGGAGTTTGCGTATTCCATGCAGAATGGACACGGGTTCGTCTTCAACGACAAGGACTCCACTCCGTACGCAGTCGCCTTCACCCGGCTGGAGCTCGATTTTTGA
- a CDS encoding glutamine--tRNA ligase/YqeY domain fusion protein gives MSDTVKEHLDFLRTIVDEDLKSGKYASVATRFPPEPNGYLHVGHAKSICLNFGIAKQFGGTCNLRFDDTNPSKEEQEYVDSIQADVNWLGFSWDDRMYFASDYFEKLYEFAEMLIQRGLAYVDDQTAEQIREARGTLTEPGIDSPYRTRSVDENLDLFRRMRAGDFPDGARVLRAKIDMSSPNIVMRDPTLYRIRHAHHHRTGDAWCIYPMYDFTHCISDALEHITHSICTLEFENNRELYDWVLDNLPVPSRPRQYEFARLNLTYVVVSKRRLIQLVSEGHVTGWDDPRMPTIQGLRRRGYTPESIRLFAERIGVARAANTVEIEMLEACLREDLNDRAPRALAVLRPVKVVITNYPEGQEEIFECPNHTEKPELGTRQIPFSRELYIEQDDFREVPPKGYHRLSPGKEVRLRHAYYVTCTDVLKDPETGEVTEIRCTYDPATRGGWSNDGRKVKGTIHWVSAQHAAWAEVRLYDRLFTKPDPMAVEEGKDFKDYVNPNALEVLPNCPVEPSLAQATPEQFFQFERLGYFVADRRDHGPDRLVFNRSVGLRDSWAKQEKKGA, from the coding sequence ATGAGCGATACCGTCAAAGAGCATCTGGACTTTCTACGCACCATCGTCGACGAGGACCTGAAAAGCGGCAAGTACGCCTCCGTGGCCACCCGCTTTCCTCCCGAGCCCAACGGCTACCTCCACGTCGGCCACGCCAAGTCCATCTGCCTCAACTTCGGCATCGCCAAGCAGTTCGGCGGCACCTGCAACCTGCGCTTCGACGACACCAACCCCTCCAAGGAGGAGCAGGAATACGTCGATTCCATCCAGGCCGACGTCAACTGGCTGGGCTTCTCCTGGGACGACCGCATGTATTTCGCGTCCGACTACTTCGAGAAGCTCTACGAATTCGCCGAAATGCTTATCCAGCGCGGCCTGGCCTACGTGGACGACCAGACCGCCGAGCAAATCCGCGAGGCGCGCGGCACCCTGACCGAACCCGGCATCGACAGCCCCTACCGCACCCGCTCCGTGGACGAGAACCTGGACCTGTTCCGGCGCATGCGCGCGGGCGACTTCCCGGACGGCGCACGCGTGCTGCGGGCCAAGATCGACATGTCCTCGCCCAACATCGTGATGCGCGACCCCACCCTGTACCGCATCCGACACGCCCATCACCACCGCACCGGGGATGCGTGGTGCATCTATCCGATGTACGACTTCACCCACTGCATCTCGGATGCGCTGGAGCACATCACCCACTCCATCTGCACCCTGGAGTTCGAGAACAACCGCGAGCTCTACGACTGGGTGCTGGACAACCTGCCCGTGCCGTCGCGCCCGCGCCAGTACGAGTTCGCGCGCCTGAACCTGACCTACGTGGTTGTCAGCAAGCGCCGCCTGATCCAGTTGGTCAGCGAAGGCCACGTCACCGGCTGGGACGACCCGCGCATGCCCACCATCCAGGGCCTTCGCCGCCGTGGCTACACGCCCGAGTCCATCCGCCTGTTCGCGGAGCGCATCGGCGTGGCCCGCGCCGCCAACACCGTGGAAATCGAGATGCTGGAAGCCTGCCTGCGCGAGGACCTGAACGACCGCGCCCCCCGCGCCCTGGCCGTTCTGCGCCCGGTGAAGGTGGTCATCACCAACTATCCCGAGGGCCAGGAAGAGATCTTCGAGTGCCCCAACCACACCGAGAAGCCCGAGCTGGGAACGCGCCAGATCCCCTTCTCGCGCGAGCTGTACATCGAGCAGGACGACTTCCGCGAAGTGCCGCCCAAGGGCTACCACCGCCTGTCGCCCGGAAAGGAAGTGCGCCTGCGCCACGCCTATTACGTCACCTGCACCGACGTGCTGAAGGACCCCGAGACCGGCGAAGTGACCGAGATCCGCTGCACCTACGATCCGGCCACGCGCGGCGGCTGGTCCAATGACGGTCGCAAGGTCAAGGGCACCATCCACTGGGTGAGCGCACAACACGCGGCCTGGGCCGAAGTGCGCCTCTACGACCGCCTGTTCACCAAGCCAGACCCCATGGCAGTGGAAGAAGGCAAGGATTTCAAGGACTACGTGAACCCCAACGCCCTGGAAGTGCTGCCCAACTGCCCGGTGGAGCCAAGCCTCGCCCAGGCCACGCCCGAACAGTTCTTCCAGTTCGAACGCCTGGGATATTTCGTGGCCGACAGGCGCGACCACGGCCCGGACCGGCTGGTGTTCAACAGGAGTGTCGGACTAAGGGACTCCTGGGCCAAGCAGGAAAAGAAGGGCGCGTAG
- a CDS encoding Nif11-like leader peptide family natural product precursor, which translates to MSIESATAYMERMRLDPEFRAKVNECQDAAANWAYLRENGFDFTVDEFKQAQKAVYETHGTDQLPKKD; encoded by the coding sequence GTGAGTATTGAATCCGCAACTGCATACATGGAACGCATGCGCCTGGACCCCGAATTTCGCGCCAAGGTGAACGAATGCCAGGACGCGGCCGCCAACTGGGCCTACCTGCGCGAAAACGGCTTCGACTTCACCGTGGACGAGTTCAAGCAGGCCCAGAAAGCCGTGTACGAGACCCACGGAACGGACCAGCTTCCCAAGAAAGACTGA
- a CDS encoding methyltransferase domain-containing protein: MQITTEQRSQIEASIRDKYRKVASSAAGLFRYPTGQAGLDGQGYAPQWLKHLPPAVLECFCGVGNPFSMGVPAKGQAVLDVGCGCGVDTLVAAELVGEAGRAVGLEMSPDMLGTARLNAQAAGARNVEFVEGSAEKLPFEDAVFDLLISSGVYNLVIDKQAALAEAFRVLKPGGRLQIADQMLTGPAPSAPGDAVASWFTUQGGAIPGTAFLDMLATAGFVNAASHGETGFKSSPVTMGMHFSAQKPL; the protein is encoded by the coding sequence ATGCAAATAACCACCGAGCAACGCAGCCAGATCGAGGCGTCCATCAGGGACAAGTACCGCAAGGTGGCTTCCTCCGCCGCCGGACTGTTCAGGTATCCCACGGGCCAGGCCGGGCTTGACGGCCAGGGCTACGCGCCCCAGTGGCTCAAGCACCTGCCGCCTGCCGTGCTGGAGTGCTTCTGCGGGGTGGGCAACCCGTTCTCCATGGGTGTGCCCGCAAAAGGGCAGGCGGTGCTGGACGTGGGCTGCGGCTGCGGCGTGGACACGCTGGTGGCGGCGGAACTGGTCGGTGAGGCAGGCCGCGCCGTGGGCCTGGAAATGTCTCCCGATATGCTGGGTACGGCCCGCCTGAACGCCCAGGCGGCTGGCGCGCGGAACGTGGAATTCGTGGAAGGCTCCGCCGAGAAACTGCCTTTTGAGGATGCCGTCTTTGACCTGCTCATCTCGAGCGGGGTCTACAACCTGGTGATCGACAAACAGGCGGCCCTGGCTGAGGCCTTCCGGGTGCTCAAGCCCGGCGGGAGGCTCCAGATAGCCGACCAGATGCTCACAGGGCCTGCGCCCAGTGCGCCGGGGGACGCCGTAGCCTCCTGGTTCACCTGACAGGGCGGCGCGATACCGGGAACGGCGTTCCTGGACATGCTCGCTACGGCAGGTTTCGTGAACGCGGCCAGCCACGGTGAGACGGGCTTCAAGAGCTCTCCCGTGACCATGGGGATGCACTTCAGCGCGCAAAAGCCCCTTTAG
- a CDS encoding YibE/F family protein, with product MHQNDSIPGPAGPPAAASRRRDIILTAAFAVLTVSLWFLPTDFENRLPTGTQAVKAEITATDNSNLRQYGVVLEGDQRVQALVLEGPFKGRTVTADNLFLGKLEMDKQFKVGDMALVALTVSGGEVVNAVAQDYYRLDIQLWVMGLFAVFLVAYAGWTGLKALLSFLFAALAIWKVMVPLFLKDYDPIGVTLVVLAVLMASVLFLVGGVNRKALAAYLGSLLGVAATCAMAVGFSEGFHLHGSVKAYAETLFYSGYPHLNLTRIFLATVFLGSSGAVMDLAMDVAASMEEVSAHHTGEGAGIGFWKLFLSGLRVGRVVVGTMTTTLLLAYSGGSMALFMVFMAQGVPMANVFNMNHVAAEVLNTLVGSFGLVLVAPFTALMGAWLLAGRKARHPEVVS from the coding sequence ATGCACCAAAACGACAGCATCCCCGGCCCAGCCGGTCCCCCGGCAGCCGCCAGCCGCCGCAGGGACATCATACTCACTGCCGCTTTCGCAGTCCTGACTGTCTCGCTCTGGTTCCTGCCAACAGACTTCGAGAACCGCCTGCCCACAGGCACCCAGGCCGTGAAGGCCGAGATAACCGCAACAGACAACAGCAACCTGCGGCAATACGGCGTGGTGCTGGAAGGCGACCAGCGGGTCCAGGCCCTGGTGCTGGAGGGCCCCTTCAAGGGCCGCACCGTCACGGCGGACAATCTGTTTCTGGGCAAGCTCGAGATGGACAAGCAGTTCAAGGTCGGGGACATGGCCCTGGTGGCGCTGACGGTGTCAGGGGGCGAGGTGGTCAACGCCGTGGCCCAGGACTATTATCGCCTGGACATCCAGCTGTGGGTCATGGGGCTGTTCGCGGTGTTCCTGGTGGCCTACGCGGGCTGGACCGGCCTCAAGGCGCTCCTGAGCTTCCTGTTCGCCGCCCTGGCCATCTGGAAGGTCATGGTGCCTCTGTTCCTCAAGGACTACGACCCCATCGGCGTGACCCTTGTCGTACTGGCCGTGCTCATGGCCTCGGTGCTGTTCCTGGTGGGCGGGGTGAACCGCAAGGCTTTGGCCGCGTATCTGGGATCGCTTCTGGGCGTGGCCGCCACCTGCGCCATGGCCGTGGGATTCTCGGAAGGGTTTCATCTGCACGGTTCGGTGAAGGCCTACGCCGAGACGCTTTTTTACTCGGGCTATCCGCACCTGAACCTGACGCGGATATTCCTGGCCACGGTGTTTCTGGGCTCAAGCGGCGCGGTGATGGACCTGGCCATGGACGTTGCCGCCAGCATGGAGGAGGTGTCCGCGCATCATACCGGAGAAGGGGCCGGCATCGGCTTCTGGAAGCTCTTTCTCTCGGGGCTGCGGGTGGGGCGCGTGGTGGTGGGAACCATGACCACCACGCTGCTGCTGGCCTATTCCGGCGGTTCCATGGCGCTTTTCATGGTGTTCATGGCCCAGGGCGTGCCCATGGCCAACGTGTTCAATATGAACCACGTGGCCGCCGAGGTGCTGAACACCCTGGTGGGCAGCTTCGGGCTGGTGCTGGTGGCCCCGTTCACGGCGCTCATGGGGGCGTGGCTGCTGGCCGGGCGCAAGGCCCGGCATCCGGAGGTCGTCAGCTGA